One segment of Alistipes finegoldii DSM 17242 DNA contains the following:
- a CDS encoding DNA-binding protein has product MNYLSVSEIARRWVVSERTVRNWCAVGKIKGAFLTGKTWNIPEDAVRPRRGKEKPYSDNPLLNLLKEQKDMQLRGGIYHRVQIELTYNSNHIEGSRLTQEQTRHIFETNTLGVTDQAVNVDDVIETSNHFRCIDLVIDKAASGRLTEAFVKELHRILKAGTSDSRRTWFRVGEYKKFPNEVGGQETTPPEQVAAQMKALLSDYNALTNKTLEDIVAFHHAFECIHPFQDGNGRVGRLIMFKECLANRVVPFIIDEDLKLFYYRGLHEWDRAHEYLLDTCRTAQDNFRAVMRYFKIEM; this is encoded by the coding sequence ATGAATTATCTTTCGGTCAGTGAGATCGCCCGAAGATGGGTCGTGTCGGAGCGTACGGTGCGCAACTGGTGCGCCGTAGGTAAGATTAAGGGGGCCTTCTTAACGGGCAAGACATGGAATATCCCAGAGGATGCCGTGCGCCCGCGGCGCGGCAAGGAGAAACCATACAGCGACAATCCGCTGCTCAACCTTCTGAAAGAGCAGAAGGACATGCAGCTCCGGGGCGGCATCTACCACCGTGTTCAGATCGAGTTGACCTACAACTCCAACCATATCGAGGGCAGCCGGCTCACGCAGGAGCAGACTCGTCATATTTTCGAGACCAATACGCTGGGCGTTACGGATCAGGCGGTCAACGTGGATGATGTGATCGAGACTTCGAACCACTTCCGCTGCATCGACCTGGTAATCGACAAGGCTGCTTCCGGACGCCTGACCGAAGCATTCGTCAAGGAGTTGCACCGCATTCTCAAGGCGGGTACCTCCGACAGTCGCCGCACGTGGTTCCGCGTCGGGGAGTATAAGAAATTTCCCAATGAGGTCGGGGGACAGGAAACCACGCCGCCCGAGCAGGTCGCAGCGCAAATGAAGGCGCTGCTTTCGGACTATAATGCCCTTACGAATAAAACTCTTGAAGACATCGTGGCGTTCCACCACGCTTTTGAGTGCATTCACCCCTTCCAGGACGGCAACGGCCGCGTGGGTCGGCTTATCATGTTCAAGGAGTGCCTTGCCAACCGCGTCGTGCCCTTCATCATCGACGAGGATCTCAAGCTGTTTTACTACCGGGGGCTGCACGAGTGGGATCGAGCCCACGAATACCTGTTGGATACCTGCCGCACGGCTCAGGATAACTTTCGGGCGGTGATGCGGTATTTCAAAATTGAAATGTGA
- a CDS encoding DUF4138 domain-containing protein, with amino-acid sequence MKNYIFAIVFVCLATSGYGAKPEQIPLQQNKVCQIIFPDKIAKIRGGFNPNYFALDKYDNILYIQCLTDFPSTNLSIITEDTSCYMLDLCYTEKSEKNAYIIDIADRIYVNTPDPSEAGLKPSSPLRSQLDGDKIPAPATAHPETGEYESILKQRDFIVAQNGVADKAMEVFLKGIYTRDNYVYFKLDITNNSELPYTYNYCGFAIVTKKKGRMTSFDRTDLSPAGSYVPAHTIEYKKTMTVIYKFDKFNFSNDRVLLIEMVEDNGERGLFFRVTSSTFLKARKI; translated from the coding sequence ATGAAAAATTATATTTTCGCCATCGTATTCGTTTGTTTGGCCACATCGGGGTATGGAGCAAAACCCGAACAAATACCTCTCCAGCAAAACAAAGTCTGCCAAATTATCTTCCCGGATAAGATCGCCAAGATCCGCGGGGGATTCAATCCCAATTACTTTGCCCTCGACAAGTATGACAATATCCTCTATATCCAATGCCTGACAGACTTTCCGAGTACCAACCTATCCATCATTACAGAGGATACGAGCTGCTACATGCTCGACCTATGTTATACGGAAAAGAGCGAGAAGAATGCCTACATCATCGACATTGCCGACAGAATCTACGTCAATACTCCAGACCCATCCGAGGCAGGACTGAAGCCATCTTCCCCATTGCGGTCACAACTTGATGGAGATAAAATACCGGCACCGGCCACAGCACATCCGGAAACCGGAGAATATGAATCAATCCTGAAGCAGCGGGATTTCATCGTGGCCCAAAATGGAGTTGCGGACAAAGCAATGGAAGTATTCCTGAAGGGCATATACACCAGAGATAATTACGTTTATTTCAAATTGGACATCACCAATAACAGCGAGCTGCCGTACACCTACAACTACTGCGGCTTCGCAATCGTCACAAAAAAGAAAGGCCGAATGACGTCCTTTGACCGGACAGATCTGTCGCCGGCAGGCAGTTACGTCCCGGCACACACCATCGAGTACAAAAAGACGATGACCGTGATCTATAAATTCGACAAATTCAATTTCTCCAACGACAGGGTTTTGCTGATCGAAATGGTCGAAGACAACGGGGAACGGGGACTGTTCTTCAGGGTGACATCATCCACATTCCTGAAGGCGCGAAAAATATAA